GCCTGACGCCGCGGCTGCGTCGCGTCGGTGGCCCTGGTCAGCCCGCTGCCGACCGGCTGTCGGCCGGGCCGGCCAGGGGCAGGTCCTGCGTGCTCGTCGGTGTGGCCAGGTGCAGAGGCTCGTGCGTGAGGACCCGGTCGCGTCCCCGACGCTTGGCCTCGTAGAGAGCCCGGTCGGCCCGGGCGGCCGTGTCCTCGGGGCGCTCGGCGCTCGTGCGGGTGGCCACTCCTCCTGAGAACGTGACGCCCGGGCAGGCTGCGGACCAGACCGTGGACAGCCGCTCGACGAGCCGAGCGGCCTCGCCGCTGGAGGTCTCGGGCAGCACGAGCAGGACTTCCTCGCCGCCGTAGCGGTAGGCGACGTCGCGCTGGCGCAGGACCGCGCGGACGGCGCTGCCGAACTGGCCGAGCACGGCGTCCCCGTGGGCGTGGCCGAGGGTGTCGTTGAGGTTCTTGAAGTGGTCCAGGTCGAGAATCGTGACGGCGTCCCCGGGCTGGAGCAGCCCGAGGTCCGCGTCGAGGCGCCGGCGGTTGTGCAGGCCGGTCAGCGGGTCGGTCTCGGCCTCGCGGCGCAGCAGCATCCCGTTGCGTCGGTGCCGGGCGGCGACGTCGGACAGGAGCAGGGCGACCACCGTCCACACCGTCAGCGCGCCGGGGAGGCGGGCGAGCAGGGGGCCGGACACCCCACCGTTGGACAGCACGTACAGCGGCAGCATGGCCGGGACGAACGCGAGAGCGACCCGGCGGCTCTGGGTGAGGCCGGCGTACGTCGCTGCGAGCGTGAACAGGCCGTTGTACGCGGCGTTGACGGGCGGGGAGCCCGGGGCGATGCCGGTCACGGCCAGCGCGGCCAGCTCGAGCACCGGGAAGCCCAGGAGGGCCACGGGCGGCAGTGCGCGCCACGGCAGCAGCAGGGCCGACGCCGCGGCCCCGAGGGCCACGACCTGTGCGACGGCGCCGGTGACGAGGAGTGGGCGCCCGGGCGAGAGCAGCCAGTGCGTGGACAGGACGAGCGCGGCGCAGGTGAGCACGAGGCCCGCGCCGAGCGGTGCAGGGGCCAGGCGCAGCGGGCGCACCTCGTCGGGATCCGCTGCACGGGTGCCAGCCGTAGCCGTCATGCCGCCCCTGTCGGCGCGCCGGGCAGCTGACCTTAGTGATCTGATCAGGTGGTGGTCGGCAGGCCGCAACGCGGCTGCAGGAGCTCGGGCGGCCCGCATCGAGCTCTGGTCGCGCGTCACCTGTCGAGGGCGAGCGACAATGCCTGGTCGGCAGACGATGCAGCGCGTCGAGCGCCCGATGCTCGGCATGACAATGAGCAGGGCGCCCGGGCTGGGCTTCGGCCACGCTGGTCTCGGCGCTGTCACGGATGCGGGCGGGTGCCGATCAGTCAGCAGGCAGGGAGCCGGCGCTGGGGGAGCCTGACGTGTACCGACAGCGCGGGGGCAACGCGACGGCGCGACGTGGAGGACCGGATGACGCAGGTGAGCGGGGGCGAGCAGCGACGCCGTCGCGCGCTCGTCCAGGAGGCCGTGGACATCGAGACCAGGGCGTGGGACACGCAGGACGTGGACCTGCTGCTGGACCTGTTCCACCCCGACATGGTCTGGCCGTTCCCGCCTGATCCCTCTGCTCACGACCCCTTGACCTGGGTCTGGGTCAACGGGCGCTTCGACCGCGATCGCTGGGGCGCGGACTACCGCGAGCTCTTTGCCGCGCACCAACTCGTGCACAACAGGCGCGTCACGGCTGGGATCTCGCTGTCCCCCCAGTTCGACGCGGCGCTTGCCGTGGTCGACGTCGACACCCTGTGGGAGCACCGCGCTACCGGTGCGCGGATGCACTGGAAGGGACGGGCAGGCAAGGGCTACTCGTGGTGCCAGGAGCGCTGGCTGCTCGTGATGCACCACGGGCTGCTGGACTACTGACCTGGAGCTCCGGGCACGCGGGGAGCGGCCCACCTGGTCGAGCGTGCGCGCCTTGGGTCGCTGCCAGGGCCGCCGGGCGGGTGGGCGAGGAAGGCCGGCGAGAGCCGGCTGCGCGATACCTGCCAGCGTGTCCCCGTCGGTCCCGGCCTCGCCGAGGGCTTCGATCCCGCGATGCACGGCCAGCAGCAGGGCGGCGAGTCGCTGCACGTCGGCGTCGGGGGCGATGTCACTGCTGCGCCGGCACCTCTCCAGGGTCTCGGCGAAGGTCCGACGCAGGTCGTCGAAGGCCTCCCGTGAGCGGGCCGAGACCACCTCGTCGTGCTCGGCCAGCTCTGCAGCACCCTTGGCGAGCAGGCAGGCGCGGTGCCCGGGCTCCGCGCTGGTCCTGGCATGGTCCAGCGCGTAGTCGGTGAGCCGCTCGAAGGCCCGCTCGTCCTCGCCGGCGAGCTGCTGAGCCGCCGCTCCGACCGCCATGGTGCAGTAGTCGTCGAGCACGCGGTGGAAGAGCTTCCGCTTGCCGCCGAATGCCCCGTACAGGCTGCCCTTGCCCAGCCAGGTAGCCGTGCCGATCGTCTCCATGCTGGTGCCGGCGAAGCCCGTCGTCCAGAACTGGTCGCGAGCGGTGGTCAGCACATGCTCCTCGTCGAATCCCCTCGGTCTGCCCATGTCCTCGAGGGAACGCCGTTCTGGACCGGAGCGGCCAGAACGGTGGTACGTCGTGGACGAGTCGTTCCAGAAGGTGGGCTCGCGGCCGGGCGAGGAAGGCAGGCGATGAGTGGAGGCTCGGCGATCCTGGGGAGATCGCGGCCGCTGCTCTGCTGCTCGCTTCGGACGCAGCCACGTTCGTCAGTGGGGCGGAATGGTTCGTCGACGGGGGGCGCATCGGCGTCTGATCGTGCTACGGCGAGCGCGCCCCGCCTGGCGTGGCTCCTCGTCGTCCCGCCCGTCCCGCTCGTCGTCGGGCTGTGGTGGCCCCGGCGCGAGCGGACGTACGGCCCGTATCCGTTGCTACGACATCCGGCGCGCCGAAGACGGGCGAGATCCCGTGGAGTCGGCGCGGTGGCCACGTCAGGCACTCGTGTCGTGTGTTGCCTGCAACGCGGTTCGCCCTTCGGGCGCAGCCTGGGGGGCTTGGGGCTACCTGACGCTGGTCGTTCGGCTCCGTTGCGCGCATCCCGGCGACGCCGGGACAGAGGACGGGGTCAGGCGTCGGGGGCCTGACTTGTCCCTACCAGGACTGCTCGGCCGAGCGTGTGCGGGATCGCCAGGATGTGCAGCATGGCGGTGCTCACGCCGTCGGGAAGCTCGAGGTGCTCGACGTCGAGGGCGGTCGCGGCGACGAACAGGCGGTGGGTGCCGGTGCCTGGCGGCGGGTTGACGCCGGAGAAACGCTTCTCGCCCAGGTCGTTGACCAGGGGCCGAGCGCCGGCCGGCAGTGACCCGCCGGGCGAGGCGGCGCCGGCGGGCAGGCCGCCGGCGGTGGCGGGGACGTCGGCGAGCAGCCAGTGCCACAGACCACCCGGCACCGGCGCATCGGCGTCGTAGGCGGTGAGGAGCAGGCTCCGGGTGCCCTCGGGGAGGTCGTGCCAGGTGAGTGCGGGGGACTGGCCACCGTGCCGGGCGTACGTCGCGCGCGGGAGCGCGCCTCCGCGGGCCAGGTCGGGGCTGGACAGCGTGAAGGTGGGCGTGGGGAAGGCCAGCTCGTAGGGGTCGTAGGACACTCGGGCACCTCCGTTGTTGTGCAGGCATGCTGTACGACTGCAACGTACAGCATGCCTGTATGTTGGGCCGGTGGGCGTGAACGACGACTCGTCGGAGGAGCCGCCGGGCGAGCCCGGGCTGTCGCCGGAGCTGCGGGCTGCCGAGGAGCTCCGGGCCGCCGTTGGTGCCTTCGTGCGGCGGGTCCGCAGCTCGGACACGATGCCGCCCGGGCAGGCGGCGGCCCTCGGTCACCTCGTGCGCGACGGAGGCCTCTCCATCACCGAGCTCGCCGCCCGCGAGCAGGTGCGCCACCAGTCGATGGCGCGGACCGTCGGGCTGCTCGTCGATCAGGGGCTGGTGGAGGTCGTGGTCGATGAACGCGACCGGCGGCGGGTCAGCGTGCACCTCACCAGCCGGGGGACCGGGACGTTGCAGGCCGAACGCCTGCGGCGGGCGAGTGCCGTCGCCGATGCGGCGAGGCACCTCAGCGACGACGAGCGGGCCGTGCTGCAGCGGGTCCCCGAGATCCTGCGCAGACTCGGCGACCACGTCCGCGGCAGCTAGCGGTTCCGCGGTCGGACCCGCAACATGTGCCGGAGGGTCGACGTACCGACGGCTCACCCGGTCCTCCAGGCACTCGTTGGCACATGCGTTCAGCGGCACGAGGCGCCGCCAGCCGCACGCCGTCGGTGGCGCGACAGGAGGACGGCTCGCTCGCAGGCGGTGCGGGGCCGTGTGGAGGACCACCGGGACCAGCCTGCTCGGGCGACACCACCGGCGGTACCGACAGGGACCGGCTCCTCGACCTCGGCTCGTGGACCTCCTGCGTCAGGGGCGGTACCTGTGGAGGACGGCAGCGGCACCCGCGAGGGAGGCCACGGCCGACGTGAAGGCCTAGCGTGCCTGTACCGGCCCATGCGCGACCGTCACCTGGAGTGGCTCGCCGCGCGCAGGCCGTGTGACTGCGATCTGGGAGCTGTCTGTGCCTTCTCTTGCTGTGCGTTCTTCTGCTGTCCGCGTGGCTGCGACCGACAGGCGCCACGCCCGGGCAGTGGCGTACGCGCTCCTGGCTGCTGTGGCTGCCGGCCTGCTGGGTGGTGCAGCGACAGCCTGGGCGCAGGCGGTCCTCCCCGGGGTGCTGGCGCCGTTGGCGAACTCTGCCGGAGCGTGGTCGGTGCTGGCGCTGCTGATCGCCTGGCGGGCCCCTGGGCTGCCGGCCGCGGCCGGTTGCGGAGTGCTCGTTCTGCTCGGGCTGGATCTCGGGTACGGGGTGGCCGCGGAACTGATGGGCAACACGTGGCTCTCGAGTACTGCAGCAGCCTTCTGGGCGGTGTGTGCTCTGGTGGTGGGCGGTCCGCTCGGGGTTTGCGCCCGGCTCGTGCGACGTGGTCGAGCCTGGCAGGCGGCCACGGCGGCGGGGGCTGTTGCGGGGGTCCTGGTGGGGGAGGCCGTCTACGGGCTGACCGTGGTGGCCGAGACGACGCCCGCGGCCTACTGGTGGGGTCAGGCCGTGGCTGCAGGCGTAAGCCTCGCCATGGTCGCGCGGGTGCGCCGGTTCCCTGCGCGGCTGGTGCTCGTTGCCGCCGCTGTGGCGCTGCTGTCGAGCACGGCGTTCGTCCTCGTGTACCGGATGAACCTCCTGTCCTTGCTCTGACCTCGACGTCAGCGCTGCTGGCGCGGCCGCGGCGGCAGTACTGGCGCTCGGGGCTCGCGGACCGCAACCGGCGGCGTGACCACCCATGGGTGTCCAGTCCGCCGGCCGGGTCCGGCGGCTCATGGAAGCTGGTCTGTACGGGGCGGCGGGAGTCCGGTGGCAGTCTGTGTCCCGTGCCCGAGGTGTCCGAGCCAGCTGTCGTTGATGCACGTGTTGTTGTCGACGAGTTCCAGTTCGTGTTGCAGGACGGCGACGGCCGGGTGCGCGTGGAAGCGCCGGAGGACAACGGACTGCTCTCGTTCGAGGAAGAGCAGTTCGTCTGCATCCTCTGCGGCGCTCACGCCGGCGAGGCGCAGGTCGTCGTTGAGCGGCACTTCGACGAGCCGACAGCCGACCTCGCCTCCTGGGAGGACGTTGCCGAGTTCAGCGTCACCACCGACCAGGGCCTGCGTCTCGGCTCGCTGTTCGGGGAGCCGGTGAGCGTTCCGCTGCTCGAGCAGGCACGAGGGGAGCTGCGTGTGCGGGTCTGTGCTCGCGGAAGGCTCCCGTCCAGAGACGCCTTCGGCTACGACGAGGATTCCGGCCCTCTGCTCGAGTCCTACGCGATCCAGTTCTGGCCGGCGCCGGCAGTGCCTCCACGCGTGCTCAAGGGCGCGACGGACCACTAGCCGTGGGAAGCGTCCGGTGACCGCGGAACGTGGCGAAGCGCGGACCTGAGCACGATGCGGTGAGGCGCCCGCGGGATCACGTCGGTGGCACGGCGAGCGCACCTCGGCACGACCGTACGCCCGGGCGCCCTGCGTGCCGGCCGCGCTGCGTCCACGGCCCCCGCACCGGGGGTGCGGGGGCCGTGGACGGTGTCACGTGGTGCTCTGCTGCGAAGCCTCGCTAGCTCACGACCCGAGCGCGTCGTCGATGAGCGCGAGCAGTGCGGCCTTCGCGTTCTGGCTGACCTTGTTGACCCGCGCCGACGCGACGTCCGTGCGCAGGGCCTGCAGGTGCGCCGCTCGTTCCTGGGCTGTCGGCGCTGCCGACGCCGCCGCCAGGTGCTCGTGCAAGTCCCGGCCGGTGCTCGTCGCGATGTCGCCGCTGCGGGTGAGGTCGCCGACCCGCTGCTGCAGCGT
Above is a window of Motilibacter aurantiacus DNA encoding:
- a CDS encoding MarR family winged helix-turn-helix transcriptional regulator, which translates into the protein MGVNDDSSEEPPGEPGLSPELRAAEELRAAVGAFVRRVRSSDTMPPGQAAALGHLVRDGGLSITELAAREQVRHQSMARTVGLLVDQGLVEVVVDERDRRRVSVHLTSRGTGTLQAERLRRASAVADAARHLSDDERAVLQRVPEILRRLGDHVRGS
- a CDS encoding nuclear transport factor 2-like protein yields the protein MTQVSGGEQRRRRALVQEAVDIETRAWDTQDVDLLLDLFHPDMVWPFPPDPSAHDPLTWVWVNGRFDRDRWGADYRELFAAHQLVHNRRVTAGISLSPQFDAALAVVDVDTLWEHRATGARMHWKGRAGKGYSWCQERWLLVMHHGLLDY
- a CDS encoding YbhB/YbcL family Raf kinase inhibitor-like protein — translated: MSYDPYELAFPTPTFTLSSPDLARGGALPRATYARHGGQSPALTWHDLPEGTRSLLLTAYDADAPVPGGLWHWLLADVPATAGGLPAGAASPGGSLPAGARPLVNDLGEKRFSGVNPPPGTGTHRLFVAATALDVEHLELPDGVSTAMLHILAIPHTLGRAVLVGTSQAPDA
- a CDS encoding DUF6518 family protein translates to MAATDRRHARAVAYALLAAVAAGLLGGAATAWAQAVLPGVLAPLANSAGAWSVLALLIAWRAPGLPAAAGCGVLVLLGLDLGYGVAAELMGNTWLSSTAAAFWAVCALVVGGPLGVCARLVRRGRAWQAATAAGAVAGVLVGEAVYGLTVVAETTPAAYWWGQAVAAGVSLAMVARVRRFPARLVLVAAAVALLSSTAFVLVYRMNLLSLL
- a CDS encoding GGDEF domain-containing protein, with amino-acid sequence MTATAGTRAADPDEVRPLRLAPAPLGAGLVLTCAALVLSTHWLLSPGRPLLVTGAVAQVVALGAAASALLLPWRALPPVALLGFPVLELAALAVTGIAPGSPPVNAAYNGLFTLAATYAGLTQSRRVALAFVPAMLPLYVLSNGGVSGPLLARLPGALTVWTVVALLLSDVAARHRRNGMLLRREAETDPLTGLHNRRRLDADLGLLQPGDAVTILDLDHFKNLNDTLGHAHGDAVLGQFGSAVRAVLRQRDVAYRYGGEEVLLVLPETSSGEAARLVERLSTVWSAACPGVTFSGGVATRTSAERPEDTAARADRALYEAKRRGRDRVLTHEPLHLATPTSTQDLPLAGPADSRSAAG
- a CDS encoding SDR family oxidoreductase; translation: MDRSGQNGGTSWTSRSRRWARGRARKAGDEWRLGDPGEIAAAALLLASDAATFVSGAEWFVDGGRIGV